TTAATTTTAACATAGTTCCAAACCTAAGCATCTCGTTTTTAATGGAAATCCAGTTTGATATTGAGTTTAAGGAAAGTGCGCCAAAGTATATGCAGATTATCAAATCGCTGCTGTTAGCTATTGGCAAGGGAAAACTGAAAAGAGGAGATAAAATACCGTCTATCAATCAGTTGAGTGAGGAATACTTACTTTCGAGAGATACTGTTGAGAAGGCTTACCGTCATTTAATAAAAGATGGGGTTTTGGTGTCGGTTCGGGGAAAAGGATATTTTATCAACCGCGTTGATATTGAAACAACTTCAAGAATATTACTGGTTTTCAACAAAATAAGCAATTATAAAAAACAGATTTATAATGCTTTTGTTGAAAATGTTGGTCGAAACATGATCGTTGATCTGCACATTCATCACTCCAATATCAATATTTTTTCCAATCTGATAAAAAACAGTTTGGGAGAATATGATTACTATGTGATCATGCCCCATTTTTACGACAATGAAGATGAGGCTGCGAAAATATTAAAATTGATCCCGGCAGAGAAACTGATTTTGCTGGATAAGGACGTAGACATTGATAACCGGAAACATTCGGCCGTTCACCAGAATTTCGAAAAAGATATTCTTTGTGCGCTTAACGAAGCAAATGACCTGCTGAAAGTTTACAAAAAGCTGATCCTTATTTTTCCAACCCTGATTCCTTATCCAAAGGAAATCATCAAAGGCTTCCGTCTGTTTTGCATTCAGCAGCAATTTGAATTTGATATTATGTTTGAAACCGAGGAAAATACCAAAGTTATCAAAGACGCAGCTTATGTTGTAATCGAAGAAACTGATCTGGTTAACCTCATCAAAAAATGCCGTGAACAGCATCTGGTTGTCGGAAAGGATGTTGGGATAATATCTTATAATGAAACGCCGCTAAAAGAAATTCTTTTGGACGGAATTACCACAATCTCAACCGATCATGAGCAAATGGGAAAAACGGCGGCGAGATTGGTGATGGAAAACAAAACGGAGATTATCAAAAATCCCTTTACACTGATCAGAAGAAAATCGTTATAAAAAATGTCATTCCAAGGTATCAGTGGACACCTTAGAATGACAAATGTATTTTGTATTATTAAAGACCAGTCGCTACGGTTACCAAACCGCGTTCTGAAATCAATCCGTTTCTTACTTTCAAATCTCTGAAAAGTCCGATTGGGTCAAGCGAACCTCCGCTATGCAGCATCGCTTCGCGAACTAACGGACGAACATCTGTTCTGAATGCATTTTGTAATAATTGCTGAGCCAAAACAACATCATTTTCTCCTCTTGCGATTTCCAGTTTTTTGCTGTCCAAAATCAACGCCTGGGCATATGACAAAAGAATTGCTTCAACCGATTGAAGTAAATCTTCCAAAGGATCTTTTACATTATGACTTGCATCGATCATCCAGGCGAAACCGTCGCTGCCTTTTCCGGCACGTTTCATTCCTTCAACCAATTCCACAAAAATCAGGAAAAGCATATACGGTCTGATACTGCCAACGGTTAAGTCATCATCTCCGTATTTGGAATCGTTAAAATGGAAACCAGCCAGACGGCCTTCCATCATCAACGTTGCTACAATTTGCTCAATATTCGCGTTTGGCAAATGATGACCCAGATCAACCAGAACATCCGCTTTGGGGCCTAGTTTTTGGCAAAACAATAATGAGCTTCCCCAATCCTGAATTACGGTTGAATAGAAATTCGGTTCATATGCTTTGTATTCCACAAAAACTTTCCAATCGTCCGGTAGCGCCGCATAAATTTCCTGCAACGATTCCAGCGTATTTTGAAACGCCTTTACAAAATTGGATTGTCCTGGAAAACATGACCCGTCAGAAAGCCAGATCGACAAAGCTTTCGACCCTAAATCTTTTCCGTATTTAATTACTTCAATATTATGATCAACAGCCTGCTTACGCACTTTTGGATCCACATGTGAAAGTGAACCATATTTATACGACAACTCCTGATTTTTCTGATCCTGGAATGTATTGGAATTTACGGCATCAAATTTCAGATCAAGCGAGGAGGCTAGTTGAATCATCGCATTTGCATCGGTTGGGATATCCCATGGAATGTGTAAAGAAATTGATCCGCTTGAACGGTTCAACGCGTGCAAAATTCCAACATCTTCAATTTTTTCTTCCAACGAACCAGGTTCACCAGCACCTGAAAAACGACCAAAACGGGTTCCGCCGGTTCCCAAAGCCCAGCTTGGAATTGCTACTTGAAATGCCTGCAAAGTTTTTACAATCGCATTGGCATCAATACCCTGTTCTCCCAGTTGTTCTTTAAGAAAAATGAACTGATTGTTATGTTTGCCCAACAAACCTTCGTTATGCTGATCAATCCGATATTGTTCTATTTTCATCTTTTTAGCATTAAAGATTTTGAAATAAGCCGGATAAAAACGGCTTCGGAAATTGGAATATCACTATAAAAAGAAAGCTGTGTCAAAAGCAGAATCTACTTTTAACACAGCTTTTAATTTCAAATACTAGCGAACAAATGCGGCAGGAACACCACCGTCAATATTCAGAACATTTCCGGTACTTTTTCCCAGCAATCCGCCAACGAATACGAAAACTCCGTTTGCTATATCTTCTGTATGAATTTCAGCATTCAGAACCGTCCGTTTTGCATAGTAAGCCGGCAATTCTTCGATTTTGATACCGTAAGCTTTTGCGCGTCCGGCTGCCCAGCCACTTTCCCAGATTTTACTTCCGGAAATCACGGCATCAGGGTTGACAATATTGACACGGATTTTGTCACCGCCCAATTCTGCTGCCAAAAGTCGGGACATGTGCTGCTGCGCCGCTTTTGCAGTTCCGTAAGCCACGTTATTTGGTCCGGAAACCAGTCCGTTTTTACTTGCAATATTGATGATATCACCGCCCAGCCCTTGCTGACGCATAATAGCCACAGCTTCCTGAGAAACAAGGAACTGACCTTTTACCAAAACATCCTGCAAAATATCCCAGTCCTTAATGGTTGTTTCAGCAAGCGGCTTTGAAATAGAAAGCCCGGCGCAGTTTACAACGATATCAACACCACCGAATTTCAGTTTTGTAACGTGAAAAGCTGCATTAATCTGATCTACTTCCAGAACGTTTGCATTGGCAGTAGCTGAGAAATCTTTTCCGAATTTACTATCAAATTCACTTTTAGTTTCGGCAAGTGCTTTGTCATCAATATCAGAAATCACTACGCAAGCACCTTCTTCCAGGAATTTCTGAGCAATTGCTTTTCCAATGCCACCAGATCCACCCGTAACGATAGCTACTTTGCGAGAAAGTGATTTTTCTTTCGGCATACGCTGCAATTTCGCTTCTTCAAGCAACCAGTATTCAATATCGAAAGCTTCCTGTTCCGGTAGAGAAACGTAAGATGAAACCGCTTCCGCGCCTTTCATTACATTGATTGCATTGGTATAAAATTCAGCCGCAACACGAGCAGTTTGTTTGTCTTTTGCAAAAGAGAACATACCAACGCCAGGGTACAAAATAATAACCGGATTCGGGTCACGAACGGCCGGACTGTTGTCATGTTTACAACGATCGTAATAAGCCTGATAATTGGCACGATACGCTTCGAACTGCGGACGGATATGATCTAAAATAGCTGTTGCATCTGATGCCAGAACTTCCGCAGGAAGGTCAAGAACCAACGGACGGATTTTCGTACGAAGAAAGTGATCCGGGCAACTTGTTCCAAGCGGAGCCAGTTTATCCAGATCATTGCTATTGATAAATTCCAAAACGCGTGAATCATCAGTAAAATGTCCCACCATCGTCTGACGGTCAGAAGCAAGACCTCTCAGGTAAGGATTCAGCTGACCAGCTACTTCCAGACGACGATCCGCTGCAAGACTTTCTTGTTTGGCACCTCCAAAAACAGGACGTTTTATACCGTAGTTTTCTTCAAGATAAGCAGATGCCTGTTCAATTGTATTCAGGGTATTGATATATGATTCGTAGGCTGTATCACCCCAGGTAAATAATCCGTGGCCACCCAAAACGATTCCACGAATTCCCGGATTGTCAGCAAGCGTCTTTTCCAGTTTCAACCCAAGGTCAAAACCAGGACGTTGCCAAGGCACCCACGCCAGTTCACCTTTAAATAATTCTTTTGTAATGGCTTCACCTTCTTTCGAAGCTGCGATTGCAATTAACGCATCAGGGTGTAAGTGATCGATATGTTTGAAAGGGAGCAGTCCGTGTAACGGCGTATCGATAGACGGTGCTTTGGATTTAAGATCATAAATACAATGATTGAAAAGCTCAACCATTTCATCTTCAAATTCAAGGCCACGATATATATTTTTCAATGCATGCAGACGGTTTTGATAAAGACCGGCAAGACCGCTTCTTTTCAAAGTACCAATATCACCGCCAGAGCCTTTGATCCACATCACTTCAACAGGATTTCCCGTCAACGGATCTTTTTCTATGGTTTTGCAGCTGGTATTTCCACCTGCATAGTTAGTAAGACGAAGATCCGCTCCTAATAAATTGGAACGATATAAAAGTAATTCCACCTGGTCATCACCAAGGGAAGCTGCTTTCGCATCATCCCATAAATAGCTCACATACTTGTACTGCTCTGCTGTTGAACTGCTCATATTATTTTGTTTTTAAGATCGCTTTTAAGTTAGAATTTCAGAATGAGTAAGGTTTTTCTATGTCAGCCATTTCACTTCTAATTTACAATACAAGATTAGAAAACTTAGGTTTGCGTACCGTCCTGTGGTATCCTGCACACAGGAATTATATAAGTCTTTCTGGTAACAATTCTAATTAGAAGAGCCGCAACAAATATTTGTAGCGGCTCAATTAAAATTCTGTTTTATTAAAAATTAGTTTTGAATTACCACTTTTCTGGTCTCTTCGCCGACTTTTAAGATAAAAAAACAAATAAAATTTACTTCCAGCTCAACCCCATATTATAAAACAAAAACGCATAAATATCCGCCTGTGTTTCCAGAGCTTTCTTGGTGTTACTGGCTCCATGTCCGGAATTGGTGTCAATCCTAATTAAAAGCGGATTGGTTGAAGATGCTCCCGCTTTTTCCTGTAATTCCGCTGCATACTTAAATGAATGTGCAGGAACTACACGGTCGTCGTGATCGGCGGTTGTGATCATAGTTGCCGGATAATTCACGCCCGTTTTGATATTGTGTAATGGAGAATAAGCATAAATCGCTTTAAATTCATCTGCATTATCGCTGCTTCCATAGTCTGCAATCCAGTTCCAGCCGATTGTAAATTTGTGAAAACGAAGCATATCCATTACCCCAACGGCCGGAAAAGCTACTTTGAATAATTCCGGACGCTGGTTCATAACCGCACCAACCAGCAAACCGCCGTTTGATCCACCCTGAATCGCCAGACGTGCCGGAGAAGTATATTTCTCTTTAATTAAAAACTCAGCAGCAGCTATAAAATCGTCGAAAACATTCTGCTTTTTCAACTTCATTCCCTGCTCATGCCATTTTTCGCCATACTCACTTCCTCCGCGCAAATTAGCCTGAACAAACACACCGCCCTGATCTAAAAATGGTATACGTGTGGGACTAAACGCAGGTGTCAGGCTAATGTTAAATCCACCATAACCATACAGAATCGTCGGATTTGATCCGTCGAGTTTCAAACCTTTTTTGTAAGTGATAAAAGCCGGGATTTTTGTTCCGTCTTTGCTTGGATAAAATACTTGCTTGGTTTCATAATCCTGTGGCTTGAATGAAACTTCCGGCTCACGGAAAACAGCGCTTTTTTTCGAGGCTATCTCATACCTGAATATTGTAGGCGTATAATTGAAAGATGTGTAAGTATAAAAAACAAAGGTATCTCCCCTTTCTCCTCCAAAACCGCCGACAGTACCAAGACCAGGCAACTGTACTTCATTTTCAAGTTTTCCCTTCATATCATAAACATAAACTCTGGAGGTCACATCTTTGGAATAGGACACAAATAATTTCCCACCAGCTGTACCTGCACCCTGTAATGGTTCCGGTTTTTCAGGTAAGAATGGCTTCCAGCTTTTTGTTTTCGATTCAAAAAACAAAATTTTGCTGTTAGGCGCATTTTCATTTGTTTCAACCAAAAATCCGCCATCCACATTTTCAACCACACCAAAACTGAAATCAGTAATTTCTTCCTTTATAGCGGTGAATTTGTTTTCTCCTTTTCCCATAACCCACAATCCATTCCCGTCTTTGCCTTTTCCACGATCACTTACAGATAAAATGGCATATTGTTCATCCTCTGTTGTGCCTACGGTGTGAAAACGCTGTCCGTTGGCTGCATCTTCATAAATCAGTTTATCAGAAGATTGTTCTGTCCCAACCTGATGATAGAAAACCTGATGATTTTCATTTTTGGCAGCCAGTGCACTTCCTTCCGGTTTTGGATAACGGCTGTAATAAAAACCATCACCCTGCCAGGCAGCGCCGGAAATTTTCACCCATTCAACTTTATCCGAAAGTATTTTCAGGGTTTTCATATCCATCACCTGATATTCCTGCCAGTCAGAGCCACCTTTGGAAAAACCAAGAACGGCGTGATTTCCATTTTTTGATAAACTAAAAACGGTCAACCTTGTAGTTCCGTCTGTTGAAAGTTTGTTTGGATCAAGGACAACTTCCGGTGTTCCGTTTAAACCATTTTGTCTGTAAAGTACGGACTGGTTTTGCAAACCATCATTTTTATAAAAATAAAAAAAGTCGCCTTTCTTGGTCGGAGCCGAATATTTTGGATAGTTGTAAGCTTTTTC
The nucleotide sequence above comes from Dyadobacter subterraneus. Encoded proteins:
- a CDS encoding GntR family transcriptional regulator: MEIQFDIEFKESAPKYMQIIKSLLLAIGKGKLKRGDKIPSINQLSEEYLLSRDTVEKAYRHLIKDGVLVSVRGKGYFINRVDIETTSRILLVFNKISNYKKQIYNAFVENVGRNMIVDLHIHHSNINIFSNLIKNSLGEYDYYVIMPHFYDNEDEAAKILKLIPAEKLILLDKDVDIDNRKHSAVHQNFEKDILCALNEANDLLKVYKKLILIFPTLIPYPKEIIKGFRLFCIQQQFEFDIMFETEENTKVIKDAAYVVIEETDLVNLIKKCREQHLVVGKDVGIISYNETPLKEILLDGITTISTDHEQMGKTAARLVMENKTEIIKNPFTLIRRKSL
- a CDS encoding bifunctional aldolase/short-chain dehydrogenase, translating into MSSSTAEQYKYVSYLWDDAKAASLGDDQVELLLYRSNLLGADLRLTNYAGGNTSCKTIEKDPLTGNPVEVMWIKGSGGDIGTLKRSGLAGLYQNRLHALKNIYRGLEFEDEMVELFNHCIYDLKSKAPSIDTPLHGLLPFKHIDHLHPDALIAIAASKEGEAITKELFKGELAWVPWQRPGFDLGLKLEKTLADNPGIRGIVLGGHGLFTWGDTAYESYINTLNTIEQASAYLEENYGIKRPVFGGAKQESLAADRRLEVAGQLNPYLRGLASDRQTMVGHFTDDSRVLEFINSNDLDKLAPLGTSCPDHFLRTKIRPLVLDLPAEVLASDATAILDHIRPQFEAYRANYQAYYDRCKHDNSPAVRDPNPVIILYPGVGMFSFAKDKQTARVAAEFYTNAINVMKGAEAVSSYVSLPEQEAFDIEYWLLEEAKLQRMPKEKSLSRKVAIVTGGSGGIGKAIAQKFLEEGACVVISDIDDKALAETKSEFDSKFGKDFSATANANVLEVDQINAAFHVTKLKFGGVDIVVNCAGLSISKPLAETTIKDWDILQDVLVKGQFLVSQEAVAIMRQQGLGGDIINIASKNGLVSGPNNVAYGTAKAAQQHMSRLLAAELGGDKIRVNIVNPDAVISGSKIWESGWAAGRAKAYGIKIEELPAYYAKRTVLNAEIHTEDIANGVFVFVGGLLGKSTGNVLNIDGGVPAAFVR
- a CDS encoding TIM barrel protein; amino-acid sequence: MKIEQYRIDQHNEGLLGKHNNQFIFLKEQLGEQGIDANAIVKTLQAFQVAIPSWALGTGGTRFGRFSGAGEPGSLEEKIEDVGILHALNRSSGSISLHIPWDIPTDANAMIQLASSLDLKFDAVNSNTFQDQKNQELSYKYGSLSHVDPKVRKQAVDHNIEVIKYGKDLGSKALSIWLSDGSCFPGQSNFVKAFQNTLESLQEIYAALPDDWKVFVEYKAYEPNFYSTVIQDWGSSLLFCQKLGPKADVLVDLGHHLPNANIEQIVATLMMEGRLAGFHFNDSKYGDDDLTVGSIRPYMLFLIFVELVEGMKRAGKGSDGFAWMIDASHNVKDPLEDLLQSVEAILLSYAQALILDSKKLEIARGENDVVLAQQLLQNAFRTDVRPLVREAMLHSGGSLDPIGLFRDLKVRNGLISERGLVTVATGL
- a CDS encoding prolyl oligopeptidase family serine peptidase produces the protein MTIKFFGMTVITATLIAANGSAQKINYPKTNQIDHVEDYHGTKVSDPYHWLEDDRSLETAAWVKAENAVTFEYLDKIPFKGKIFTDLEKAYNYPKYSAPTKKGDFFYFYKNDGLQNQSVLYRQNGLNGTPEVVLDPNKLSTDGTTRLTVFSLSKNGNHAVLGFSKGGSDWQEYQVMDMKTLKILSDKVEWVKISGAAWQGDGFYYSRYPKPEGSALAAKNENHQVFYHQVGTEQSSDKLIYEDAANGQRFHTVGTTEDEQYAILSVSDRGKGKDGNGLWVMGKGENKFTAIKEEITDFSFGVVENVDGGFLVETNENAPNSKILFFESKTKSWKPFLPEKPEPLQGAGTAGGKLFVSYSKDVTSRVYVYDMKGKLENEVQLPGLGTVGGFGGERGDTFVFYTYTSFNYTPTIFRYEIASKKSAVFREPEVSFKPQDYETKQVFYPSKDGTKIPAFITYKKGLKLDGSNPTILYGYGGFNISLTPAFSPTRIPFLDQGGVFVQANLRGGSEYGEKWHEQGMKLKKQNVFDDFIAAAEFLIKEKYTSPARLAIQGGSNGGLLVGAVMNQRPELFKVAFPAVGVMDMLRFHKFTIGWNWIADYGSSDNADEFKAIYAYSPLHNIKTGVNYPATMITTADHDDRVVPAHSFKYAAELQEKAGASSTNPLLIRIDTNSGHGASNTKKALETQADIYAFLFYNMGLSWK